A genome region from Erigeron canadensis isolate Cc75 chromosome 3, C_canadensis_v1, whole genome shotgun sequence includes the following:
- the LOC122591336 gene encoding RING-H2 finger protein ATL7-like — protein sequence MFSKSTNLVTTVIGFAMSATFIVFVCARLVCGRFRRYESRQLFEIDSRVDLERQEHRVVGLEPAMVAAIPTMKFDREAFASMEDAQCTICLGEYQEKEVLRIMPKCGHSFHLSCIDLWLRKQSTCPVCRLSVIAPSSPEISREISMELSRQWLLPHTGQGSSQSQSENRAASAAGNVVEAGTEAER from the exons ATGTTTAGCAAAAGTACGAATTTGGTTACGACAGTTATAGGCTTTGCAATGAGTGCCACTTTCATTGTATTTGTCTGTGCTAGACTGGTTTGCGGGCGGTTTCGTCGATACGAATCACGCCAATTGTTTGAGATTGACTCAAGGGTTGACCTTGAGAGG CAAGAGCATAGGGTCGTAGGCCTTGAGCCAGCCATGGTTGCAGCCATTCCCACAATGAAGTTTGACCGTGAAGCCTTTGCTTCCATGGAGGATGCTCA GTGCACGATATGCTTAGGTGAGTATCAAGAGAAAGAAGTACTAAGAATCATGCCGAAATGTGGGCATAGCTTTCATCTTTCTTGCATAGATTTGTGGCTAAGAAAGCAATCGACTTGTCCTGTGTGTCGTCTCTCTGTTATTGCCCCAAGCAGCCCCGAGATTTCAAGGGAGATATCGATGGAGCTGTCTCGTCAGTGGCTCCTACCACACACTGGTCAAGGAAgtagtcaaagtcaaagtgaAAATCGAGCAGCTTCAGCTGCAGGAAATGTAGTAGAAGCAGGAACAGAAGCAGAAAGATGA
- the LOC122594681 gene encoding ethylene-responsive transcription factor ERN2-like — MMMAASESTKNLTKATTSITTTPTISTTKTKSTMRKFVGVRQRPSGRWVAEIKDSSQKVRLWLGTYDTPEEAARAYDEAARALRGENARTNFAPMVYSNTSHHIDSISAGSLSESDSRRALSFSSLKARLSKNIQSIMARNNENRSSPKSRVSDHFTFASIFNFKGNYPCQNVVGDMEKVVQPSVIVPSQTSTDKDVATTYNSSWESSSNVSDCSNEWTSFTNLQHGLDSSDSSDVCEGSYFGDQMMGGWMSSPDVSDGGSRSKRFKVSSSVLVPPKFGDQTNESDFPW; from the coding sequence ATGATGATGGCAGCATCTGAAAGTACTAAGAATTTAACTAAGGCCACTACTTCCATAACCACCACACCCACAATTAGTACAACGAAAACGAAATCCACAATGAGAAAATTTGTTGGGGTTCGTCAAAGACCATCAGGGCGTTGGGTAGCCGAAATTAAAGACTCGTCACAAAAGGTAAGGTTGTGGCTCGGTACTTATGACACACCTGAAGAAGCAGCCCGAGCTTATGATGAGGCGGCTCGAGCCTTGAGAGGTGAAAATGCAAGAACCAACTTTGCACCCATGGTATATTCTAATACTAGTCATCATATCGACTCAATATCAGCTGGTTCGTTATCTGAATCAGACTCAAGACGCGCGCTTAGCTTTTCTTCGTTGAAAGCAAGGCTAAGCAAAAACATACAAAGCATCATGGCTCGAAATAATGAAAATAGGTCGTCACCAAAAAGCAGGGTTAGCGATCATTTCACTTTTGCAAGTATATTCAACTTCAAAGGCAACTACCCATGCCAAAATGTTGTGGGTGACATGGAAAAAGTGGTGCAACCTAGTGTGATCGTGCCATCACAAACATCCACAGATAAAGATGTTGCTACAACTTATAACTCATCTTGGGAAAGCTCAAGTAATGTGTCTGATTGTAGCAATGAATGGACGAGTTTCACTAACTTACAACACGGGTTGGACTCATCAGATAGCTCTGATGTATGTGAAGGTAGTTACTTTGGTGATCAAATGATGGGAGGGTGGATGAGTAGTCCGGACGTTAGTGATGGTGGTTCAAGGAGTAAAAGGTTTAAGGTTTCATCGTCGGTTTTGGTTCCTCCAAAGTTCGGTGATCAAACTAATGAGTCTGATTTTCCATGGtga
- the LOC122591212 gene encoding protein CELLULOSE SYNTHASE INTERACTIVE 1-like: MTDLKLAEEWLGYAKDLVPVALEKAHEVKEFPGRWKMIISRLEQIPSRLSDLSSHPCFSKNTLCNEQLEAVSKTLKESIELAEICSKGKYDGKLQMQSNLDALSGKLDLNLRDCGLLIKTGVLGEVTMSSDLEGTSHRNSDIRELLARLQIGHLEAKHKALDSLVDVMKEDEKTVLSIVGRSNIGALVQLLTATSPRIREKTVTLICSLAESGGCESWLVSEGVLPPLIRLLESGSSVGKEKSTIALQRLSMAEETARSIVGHGGVPPLIDICAHGDSVSQASAACTLKNLSVIPELRQTLVEEGIVKIMINVLDSGILLGSKEYAAECLRNLTSVNDELKRAVIAEGGVRSLLAYLDGPLPQEPAVAALRNLVGLVSVEVLFSLGLLPRIVHVLKSGSLGAQKAATSSICRICNTVEVKRLVGESGCIPLLISLLEAKSNGVREVAAQAVASLMTLQQNRRQVKRDDKSVPSLVQLLEPSPQNTAKKYAVSCLGLLSSSKRCRKLMVSYGAIGYLKKLTESEILGSAKLLEKLERGRLRILFGKK; the protein is encoded by the coding sequence ATGACTGACTTAAAGTTAGCTGAAGAGTGGCTTGGATATGCAAAAGATCTTGTTCCAGTGGCTTTGGAGAAGGCACATGAAGTCAAAGAATTTCCAGGAAGGTGGAAAATGATCATTAGTCGATTAGAGCAAATCCCGTCTCGTTTGTCAGATCTATCAAGTCATCCATGCTTCTCAAAGAACACGTTATGCAACGAGCAATTAGAagcagtttccaagacattGAAAGAATCAATTGAGCTGGCAGAAATTTGTTCAAAGGGAAAGTATGATGGGAAGCTTCAAATGCAAAGCAATCTTGACGCGTTATCAGGGAAACTCGATTTGAATTTAAGAGATTGTGGGCTTTTGATAAAAACCGGGGTTCTTGGTGAGGTTACTATGTCATCAGATCTTGAAGGCACAAGTCATCGGAACAGTGATATTCGGGAATTACTTGCTAGGTTGCAGATTGGTCATTTAGAAGCTAAGCATAAAGCTCTTGACAGTCTAGTTGatgtgatgaaagaagatgaaaagaCGGTTTTGTCTATCGTGGGACGTAGCAATATTGGGGCTTTGGTACAGCTCCTTACTGCAACCTCTCCAAGAATCCGAGAAAAGACTGTTACTTTAATCTGCTCGTTGGCGGAATCAGGTGGCTGTGAAAGTTGGCTAGTTTCAGAAGGTGTTCTTCCACCTCTAATTAGGCTGCTTGAGTCTGGAAGTTCCGTAGGCAAAGAGAAATCTACCATTGCCCTACAAAGGTTGTCTATGGCAGAAGAAACCGCGCGGTCGATAGTGGGACACGGTGGAGTTCCCCCCTTAATCGACATATGTGCACACGGTGATTCGGTTTCTCAAGCTTCAGCTGCTTGTACTTTAAAAAACTTGTCGGTTATTCCTGAACTCCGCCAAACCTTGGTAGAAGAAGGCATtgtaaaaattatgattaatGTACTTGATAGTGGGATTTTGTTAGGATCGAAAGAGTATGCAGCTGAATGCTTGCGAAATCTCACCTCAGTTAATGATGAGCTTAAACGGGCCGTCATAGCTGAAGGCGGGGTTCGCAGTCTATTGGCTTATCTTGATGGCCCGTTACCTCAAGAACCTGCAGTCGCAGCCCTACGCAATTTGGTTGGGTTGGTCTCGGTGGAAGTCTTGTTTTCACTAGGACTACTCCCGAGAATCGTCCATGTACTAAAATCCGGATCACTTGGGGCCCAAAAGGCTGCCACATCATCCATATGTCGTATATGCAACACGGTGGAGGTGAAAAGGCTCGTGGGTGAAAGCGGGTGTATTCCATTACTAATAAGTTTACTTGAAGCTAAATCAAATGGGGTTCGAGAGGTTGCAGCTCAAGCTGTCGCGAGCCTAATGACACTTCAACAAAACCGTCGACAAGTAAAAAGGGACGACAAGAGCGTCCCAAGTTTGGTTCAGTTGCTCGAGCCTAGTCCACAAAACACAGCTAAAAAGTATGCGGTTAGTTGCTTGGGTTTGCTATCGTCAAGCAAACGATGTAGGAAACTGATGGTTTCCTACGGGGCAATCGGGTACCTCAAGAAACTTACTGAATCCGAGATACTGGGTTCTGCCAAGTTGCTTGAGAAATTGGAAAGGGGGAGATTGAGAATCTTGTTTGGGAAAAAATAG
- the LOC122590948 gene encoding F-box protein At1g10780-like, whose translation MDSLPEAVVQYILSNLNNAKDVASCNCVSKRWKDSMPYIKSLYFPRGIFDHLAHGQTPNVVIMKIISATYRLQELVVYCPFTSIGLASWLLHTGSSLKNLELRMDNLVDQSSSNDSLSKLECIQAARNLESLRLWGVLMVSTPKWGVFQKLRNLEIVGAKLEDSVLTEALRSTPNLAQLVLLGCEGLRNIWIELLELEHCKLDFYGLGSCLLTLRAPKIGYLEIQGCSWIKVRETSCLKNLSIANNAGRIYMVDFGKLMALESLSIRGVQWCWDAISKMLQLATEVKHLYMKIEFTGDFETLLPFPEIDFVDFFKTHPMLKSFDIHGAMFAALCQKNSLKNVEVDPSFVIPCLEEVVITVRSPLNAEQKMSTLEALVKYGAKLKKMKIRILQMRSGHSSADDFFEEICRFRFMNHRLISIE comes from the exons ATGGACTCATTACCAGAAGCTGTTGTCCAATACATTTTATCAAACTTGAACAATGCCAAAGATGTGGCATCTTGCAATTGTGTGTCAAAGAGATGGAAAGACTCAATGCCATACATTAAGAGCCTCTACTTCCCTCGTGGCATTTTTGACCATCTTGCACATGGTCAAACTCCCAACGTCGTTATAATGAAGATAATCTCAGCAACTTATCGACTTCAGGAGCTTGTAGTTTACTGCCCGTTTACAAGCATAGGGCTGGCTTCATGGCTATTGCATACGGGATCTTCATTGAAAAATCTTGAACTACGTATGGATAATCTTGTTGACCAAAGCTCATCTAATGACAGCCTTTCTAAACTTGAATGCATTCAAGCTGCTAGAAACTTGGAGTCATTAAGACTTTGGGGTGTGTTAATGGTGAGTACACCAAAGTGGGGCGTGTTTCAAAAACTAAGGAATCTTGAAATTGTAGGAGCAAAACTTGAGGATTCAGTGTTGACTGAGGCTCTTCGGTCAACTCCTAACCTTGCCCAACTGGTACTTCTTGGATGCGAGGGTTTGAGGAATATTTGGATTGAGCTTCTCGAGCTTGAGCATTGTAAATTAGATTTTTATGGTCTAGGGAGTTGCTTGCTTACACTTAGAGCTCCAAAGATCGGGTATCTTGAGATTCAAGGGTGTAGTTGGATTAAAGTTCGTGAGACAAGTTGCCTAAAGAATCTATCCATTGCAAACAATGCAG GGAGAATATACATGGTGGATTTTGGTAAGCTCATGGCACTTGAATCATTGTCTATCAGAGGTGTTCAATGGTGTTGGGATGCAATTAGCAAGATGCTTCAACTTGCAACCGAAGTGAAACatctttatatgaaaattgaatTCACTGGAGACTTTGAAACTCTTCTTCCTTTTCCAGAAATCGATTTTGTTGACTTCTTCAAAACTCACCCCATGCTCAAATCTTTCGACATTCATGGTGCAATGTTTGCTGCTCTATGCCAGAAGAACAGTCTGAAGAAT GTAGAAGTAGACCCGAGTTTTGTGATTCCGTGCCTTGAAGAAGTTGTGATCACGGTGAGATCACCATTGAACGCTGAGCAGAAAATGAGCACACTCGAGGCGTTGGTGAAGTATGGGGCGAAgttaaagaagatgaagatcagGATTCTCCAGATGAGAAGTGGTCATAGCAGTGCTGATGATTTTTTTGAGGAGATATGCAGATTTAGATTCATGAATCACAGGCTAATCTCAATAGAATAA
- the LOC122590950 gene encoding peroxisomal membrane protein 11D-like, translating into MSTLDVARTELALAVLYLNKAEARDKICRAIQYGSKFVSNGEPGTAQNVDKSTSLARKVFRLFKFVNDLHALISPTAPGTPLPIVLLGKSKNALLSTFLFLDQIVWLHRSGIYKNKDRAEVLGRVSLFCWMGSSICTTLVEIGEIGRLSKSMKKLDKELKGTDKYKNEQYRAKVKSSNERSLALIKAAMDIVVAAGLLQLSPKKITPRVTGAFGFTTSLISCYQLLPSAPKAKAS; encoded by the exons ATGAGTACACTAGACGTTGCCAGGACAGAACTCGCCCTTGCTGTTCTCTATTTGAACAAAGCTGAAGCAAGGGACAAGATTTGCAGAGCGATACAGTATGGTTCCAAGTTCGTGAGTAATGGTGAGCCAGGCACTGCTCAGAATGTGGACAAATCAACAAGCTTGGCCAGGAAGGTCTTCCGTCTATTTAAG TTTGTCAATGATTTGCATGCTCTTATCAGTCCGACTGCTCCAGGAACTCCCCTTCCAATTGTTCTACTGGGGAAG TCAAAAAATGCATTGTTGTCTACTTTCTTGTTCCTCGACCAAATTGTTTGGCTCCATAGATCAGGCATTTACAAG AACAAAGATCGTGCAGAAGTACTTGGCAGGGTATCACTTTTCTGTTGGATGGGCTCTTCAATCTGTACCACTTTAGTTGAG ATAGGAGAGATTGGGAGGCTTTCAAAATCAATGAAGAAATTGGATAAGGAACTTAAGGGCACTGATAAATACAAG AATGAACAGTATCGTGCTAAAGTTAAATCATCAAATGAGAGGTCCCTGGCCTTGATCAAAGCAGCCATGGATATTGTGGTTGCTGCCGGGCTACTTCAACTGTCTCCAAAAAAGATCACTCCCCGTGTTACAGGAGCCTTTGGATTTACCACGTCACTCATATCTTGTTATCAG TTACTTCCTTCAGCGCCCAAGGCGAAGGCATCTTGA